The Pseudanabaena galeata CCNP1313 genome includes a region encoding these proteins:
- a CDS encoding PDDEXK nuclease domain-containing protein: protein MTESLQPQFIEVLTLIKTAQQKVIATANQELIKLYWSIGKYISDRLATSEWGQKTIEQLGAFIQSQEPELKGFEKRNLYRMRQFYETYPNPEIVSSLLTQLSWTHHSILISRCKTEAERLFYLELAATERYSTRELDRQINSGIFERTRLADTKLLQTNHPKPLAGIFRDSYVLDFLNLPSNHSENDLKKALVSYLKGFILEIGRDFTFLGEEYRIQVGNSDFFIDLLFYHRELQSLVVFELKIDKFRPEYLGQLEFYLEALDRDIKKTHENPSIGVLLCRDKDDEVVEYALSRSISPTVVAEYEIKLIPKELLRRKLNEFYELLASKSKDEQ from the coding sequence ATGACGGAATCCTTGCAGCCTCAATTTATTGAAGTCCTTACCCTCATCAAAACAGCCCAGCAAAAGGTCATTGCTACCGCCAACCAAGAACTGATCAAACTATACTGGAGCATTGGTAAGTACATCAGCGATCGCCTAGCTACAAGCGAATGGGGGCAAAAAACAATCGAGCAGCTTGGTGCCTTTATCCAAAGTCAAGAACCTGAACTGAAAGGATTTGAAAAGCGCAACCTTTACAGAATGCGCCAATTTTATGAAACCTATCCAAATCCTGAAATTGTGTCATCACTGCTGACACAATTAAGCTGGACTCATCATTCTATCCTCATCTCACGTTGCAAGACTGAAGCCGAGCGGCTTTTCTATCTTGAACTCGCTGCTACCGAACGTTACAGCACCCGTGAACTTGATCGCCAAATCAATAGTGGTATCTTCGAGCGTACCCGTCTCGCCGATACCAAACTTTTACAAACGAATCACCCTAAACCACTCGCTGGAATCTTTCGAGATAGTTACGTCCTTGATTTTCTCAACCTGCCTTCCAACCACTCCGAAAACGATCTAAAAAAGGCACTTGTCTCTTACCTTAAAGGGTTTATCCTAGAAATTGGTCGAGACTTCACTTTTCTTGGAGAAGAATATCGCATCCAAGTTGGCAATAGTGACTTCTTCATTGATTTGCTCTTTTACCACCGCGAACTCCAGAGCCTCGTTGTCTTTGAACTCAAGATTGATAAATTCCGACCTGAATACCTTGGACAACTTGAATTCTATCTCGAAGCCCTTGATCGTGACATCAAAAAAACTCACGAAAACCCCAGTATCGGTGTTCTGCTCTGCCGAGACAAAGATGATGAAGTTGTGGAATATGCTCTCAGCCGATCCATCAGTCCTACCGTTGTTGCTGAATACGAAATCAAACTTATCCCGAAAGAACTTTTGAGAAGAAAACTGAATGAGTTCTATGAATTACTTGCAAGCAAAAGCAAAGATGAGCAATAA
- a CDS encoding DUF3352 domain-containing protein codes for MKIKPVFVGIAVVGILLLVLSLSAVGKVLSAIPREVLAGVKTQPLAVKFLPQRSPLFLSFLVNPEKLGLFTQLAAPPSDRGDVRHELANLKQQLRQNWLLDYENDIQPWLDQEITLAVTDVDLDAQPANGLQTGYLLAFAAKDADLAKTSIDAFWQRLAVNGSDLGFEQYQGISILSTSFVNDKPAIAGTTLDQFVLFANDARVLRKAIDAIQKPELALASLPNYRDRLAQLSTGKNTGKVSVAYVNLAEFGEELPKESLLMGLGFDKNGIRVKTALTLATSDQSETAIAPSTTKLKTSKKSSGNIANAIPSGSSVVIGNNLAQTWQGLQDTMLPEWKQALIKSIAPIPMDGNAFAWAQQDYAIALFPKSSSAPDWLVVAKVEDANGAKEALSSLDDMARNKLTVGEISLKSQPVTIWTKLSASDNFAVSGNVAAAHTQTKDYVYLSNSLPILESALTLKNNDSIAATKSFKTILAKLPSDRFTYAYFDNNIDLSWLQTSLLNLKVVSETSENIGNSPIAQIFQHVKVAGFASNSSDAVTQNGELFLILK; via the coding sequence ATGAAAATAAAACCTGTTTTTGTTGGGATTGCGGTAGTTGGAATTTTGCTGCTGGTGCTGAGCTTGAGTGCCGTGGGCAAAGTTTTAAGCGCAATTCCCCGTGAGGTTTTGGCGGGAGTCAAGACTCAGCCACTAGCTGTGAAGTTTTTGCCGCAGCGATCGCCTTTATTTTTATCGTTTTTGGTGAATCCAGAAAAATTGGGATTATTTACCCAGTTAGCTGCACCACCAAGCGATCGCGGTGATGTGCGTCATGAATTGGCTAACCTCAAACAGCAATTGCGACAAAATTGGTTATTAGATTACGAGAACGATATCCAGCCTTGGCTCGATCAAGAAATTACCTTAGCTGTCACTGATGTTGATCTTGATGCTCAACCCGCTAATGGTTTGCAAACAGGCTACTTATTAGCGTTTGCGGCGAAAGATGCTGACCTCGCCAAAACAAGTATTGATGCTTTTTGGCAAAGGTTGGCAGTGAATGGCTCCGACTTGGGCTTTGAGCAATATCAGGGTATCTCGATCTTAAGTACAAGCTTTGTGAATGATAAACCTGCGATCGCGGGGACAACATTGGATCAGTTTGTGTTGTTTGCCAATGATGCGCGGGTATTACGCAAAGCGATCGATGCAATCCAAAAGCCTGAATTGGCTCTAGCAAGTCTACCTAACTATCGCGATCGCCTCGCCCAGTTGAGTACAGGTAAAAATACTGGCAAGGTCAGCGTCGCTTATGTAAACCTTGCGGAGTTCGGTGAAGAGTTACCCAAAGAAAGCTTGTTAATGGGCTTAGGTTTCGATAAGAATGGCATCAGAGTAAAAACAGCCTTGACCTTAGCCACTAGCGACCAGAGCGAAACTGCGATCGCTCCCTCGACAACAAAGCTCAAGACCTCAAAAAAATCCTCAGGGAATATTGCTAATGCAATTCCTTCAGGAAGTTCCGTAGTCATTGGGAATAATCTCGCACAAACTTGGCAAGGGCTGCAAGATACAATGCTCCCCGAATGGAAACAAGCACTAATCAAAAGCATTGCCCCAATTCCTATGGATGGTAATGCTTTTGCATGGGCGCAACAGGACTATGCGATCGCCTTATTTCCCAAATCAAGCAGCGCTCCTGATTGGTTAGTAGTTGCGAAAGTGGAAGATGCTAATGGAGCGAAGGAAGCGCTCAGTTCTCTTGATGACATGGCAAGAAACAAGCTGACTGTCGGAGAAATCTCTCTGAAGTCACAACCTGTGACCATTTGGACGAAGCTCTCAGCTAGTGATAACTTCGCGGTGTCAGGGAACGTCGCGGCAGCCCATACTCAAACCAAAGATTATGTGTATCTATCTAATTCACTACCAATTTTAGAATCAGCGTTAACACTCAAAAATAATGACTCGATCGCTGCAACCAAGAGTTTTAAAACTATTTTGGCGAAGTTACCTAGCGATCGCTTCACCTACGCATATTTTGACAACAATATTGATCTGTCTTGGTTACAAACAAGCCTGTTGAATCTCAAGGTTGTGAGTGAAACTTCTGAAAACATAGGCAATTCACCCATTGCACAAATTTTTCAACATGTTAAAGTAGCTGGATTTGCTAGCAATAGTAGTGATGCAGTTACGCAAAATGGTGAACTTTTCTTAATCCTAAAGTGA
- the cysE gene encoding serine O-acetyltransferase, giving the protein MIKTLRSDFAIIFERDPAARNWLEVLLCYPGLHAIWLYRFAHWLNSLKIPVLPRMISQMARFFTGIEIHPGAKIGMGAFIDHGMGVVIGETAIIGEYVLIYQGVTLGGTGKQSGKRHPTLGNNVVIGAGAKVLGNIEIGSNSRIGAGSVVLKCVPPDCTVVGIPGRIVHRHGVKVSALDHFQVPDPEGDVIRSLINRVEQLERNAEAHTLHPVNNYLIDSELLKNVRPRHLTPSDRVDNFEHPQEYEGFSEGGGI; this is encoded by the coding sequence ATTATCAAAACATTGCGATCTGACTTCGCTATCATTTTTGAGCGCGATCCTGCTGCGCGTAACTGGCTAGAAGTGCTGTTATGCTACCCCGGCCTCCATGCCATTTGGTTATATCGTTTTGCCCATTGGCTAAATTCACTAAAGATCCCCGTTCTACCTCGGATGATCTCGCAAATGGCAAGATTTTTTACAGGTATCGAGATTCACCCAGGTGCAAAAATTGGCATGGGTGCTTTTATTGATCATGGTATGGGCGTGGTGATTGGCGAGACTGCGATCATAGGGGAATATGTCTTGATTTATCAAGGTGTCACCCTCGGCGGTACTGGTAAGCAATCAGGCAAGCGTCATCCTACCCTCGGTAATAATGTGGTTATTGGCGCTGGGGCAAAGGTTTTAGGCAATATTGAAATTGGTAGCAATTCACGAATTGGTGCTGGCTCGGTAGTTTTGAAATGCGTTCCTCCCGATTGCACCGTTGTGGGTATTCCTGGACGCATTGTGCATCGTCATGGTGTAAAAGTTTCGGCTCTCGATCACTTTCAAGTTCCCGATCCTGAAGGTGATGTCATCCGATCGCTGATTAATCGGGTAGAGCAGTTGGAAAGAAATGCAGAAGCGCATACTTTACATCCCGTTAACAACTATTTGATTGATTCAGAATTGCTCAAGAATGTTCGCCCTCGTCATCTTACGCCTTCCGATCGTGTTGATAATTTTGAACATCCTCAAGAATATGAAGGGTTTTCTGAAGGTGGTGGTATTTAA
- a CDS encoding YqiA/YcfP family alpha/beta fold hydrolase, with protein sequence MNYLYLHGFASSPQSTKARYMQQKFAELGLTLHVPDLNLTDFSTVTLSEQLDYLDRTYLHNNEPIVVLGSSLGGFLALQLAAKSLLVQKLILLAPAFGFSHRIAKALGEENVTKWQQEGVREFYHYGLKRNVNLQFQFFVDAQKYSEENLTRSLPILIFHGIDDDVVPASLSKEFAKRRSQVTLKLLNDDHALGKDLDSIWQDTKQFLELS encoded by the coding sequence ATGAACTACCTCTATTTGCATGGCTTTGCCTCTAGTCCTCAGTCCACCAAAGCCCGATACATGCAACAAAAGTTTGCTGAACTGGGACTAACTTTGCATGTTCCTGACCTCAATCTCACAGACTTTTCGACAGTGACGCTCTCGGAGCAACTAGACTACCTTGATCGCACCTATCTCCACAACAACGAGCCGATCGTCGTACTTGGTTCCAGCCTCGGTGGATTTTTAGCCTTGCAGCTTGCGGCGAAAAGCCTATTAGTTCAGAAGTTAATCCTACTTGCCCCAGCTTTTGGCTTTAGTCATCGCATAGCCAAAGCTTTGGGAGAAGAAAATGTTACTAAATGGCAACAGGAGGGAGTTCGTGAGTTTTACCATTACGGGCTGAAGCGTAATGTAAATTTACAATTTCAATTCTTTGTTGATGCTCAGAAATATTCAGAAGAAAACTTGACGCGATCGCTACCTATACTTATCTTTCACGGTATCGATGATGATGTTGTACCAGCATCTCTGAGTAAGGAGTTTGCCAAAAGGCGATCGCAAGTTACTTTAAAATTACTAAACGACGATCACGCCCTTGGGAAAGACTTAGACAGCATTTGGCAAGATACCAAACAATTTTTGGAACTTAGCTAA
- a CDS encoding amino acid ABC transporter substrate-binding protein, whose protein sequence is MHYQKRSHRPSWRHFWKRLINQNVWQRAIALLLAGLCLFALAACEPIPEPNQVSVGSVNRLKNVLSRGKLVCGVSGELPGFSFVNKEGKYSGLDVDICRAIAAALFDNPDAVQFRNLNAKERFTALQSGEIDVLSRNTTWTLSRDTASRLAFMPVVFYDGQGVMVRKDSNIKAIADLKDADICAQTGTTTEQNLADQMRKRNLAYKPVVYEDVNATFAAYQSGRCAAITADRSALVVRRTRLADPENHVVLDFVISKEPLAPAVGDGDSKWSDIVKWIIFAAIEAEDLDISSVNLADQLQSKNAEIRRFLGVDGSLGKDTGIANDFTARVIKHVGNYAEIYDRNLGKDSPFKLPRGQNELWKNGGLMYAPPFR, encoded by the coding sequence ATGCATTATCAAAAGCGATCGCATCGCCCAAGCTGGCGGCACTTCTGGAAAAGGCTAATCAATCAGAACGTCTGGCAACGGGCAATCGCTTTGTTACTAGCAGGTTTATGTTTATTTGCCCTAGCCGCCTGTGAGCCAATCCCCGAACCCAATCAAGTCAGTGTCGGCAGTGTCAATCGTCTCAAAAATGTACTTAGTCGAGGCAAATTGGTTTGTGGCGTTAGTGGCGAGTTACCAGGATTTAGCTTTGTCAATAAAGAGGGCAAATATTCAGGGCTAGATGTCGATATTTGTCGAGCGATCGCTGCTGCTTTATTTGATAATCCTGATGCAGTCCAATTTCGCAACCTTAATGCTAAGGAGCGATTTACGGCTTTACAATCAGGCGAAATCGATGTACTAAGCCGCAATACCACATGGACATTAAGCCGCGATACGGCTTCTCGCCTCGCTTTTATGCCCGTAGTTTTCTATGACGGTCAGGGGGTGATGGTACGCAAAGATAGCAATATTAAGGCGATCGCCGATCTCAAGGATGCGGATATTTGCGCCCAAACAGGTACAACCACAGAGCAGAATCTCGCTGACCAAATGCGTAAGCGGAACCTTGCCTATAAGCCTGTCGTTTATGAAGACGTGAATGCTACTTTTGCGGCTTATCAGTCAGGACGTTGTGCAGCAATTACAGCAGATCGCTCGGCTCTGGTGGTGCGTCGGACTCGACTCGCTGATCCTGAGAATCATGTGGTTTTGGATTTTGTGATTTCTAAGGAGCCGCTAGCGCCTGCGGTCGGAGATGGAGACTCGAAGTGGTCAGATATTGTCAAATGGATTATTTTTGCAGCGATCGAGGCGGAAGATTTGGATATTTCTTCAGTAAATCTTGCTGATCAATTACAGAGTAAAAACGCCGAAATTCGGAGGTTCTTAGGGGTTGATGGTAGCTTAGGAAAAGATACGGGAATTGCCAATGACTTCACGGCGCGAGTGATTAAGCATGTTGGTAATTATGCCGAAATTTACGATCGCAACCTTGGCAAAGATAGCCCATTCAAACTACCACGTGGACAAAATGAACTTTGGAAAAATGGAGGCTTAATGTACGCTCCGCCATTTCGCTAG
- a CDS encoding ATP-dependent 6-phosphofructokinase: MTKPKRIGILTSGGDCGGLNAVIRAVVRRARDYDIEIYGIKGATQGLMNRPVEAELLDMKKVSGILRYGGTILGTVNKGNPFAYPMPDGSILDRSEEVIDGYHKLGLDGLIGIGGDGSLAILRRLAQQGQMNLVAVPKTIDNDLGATENSIGFNTAVSVAVEALDRLTYTAISHSRVMILEVMGRDAGHIAVSAGIAGGAHIVLIPEIPYNLDEVCDRLMNRALRGFHFSTMVVAEAVKTPTGEPVKYTNSLGQILYGGIGQYLGDQISTRTGMESRVSVLGHVQRGSTPSPLDRILGAAFGVAAVDLVAQDKYDRMVAWVNREVIDVPIADAIAQYSAVDIHGTLIRTAIGLGTYVGELG; encoded by the coding sequence ATGACAAAGCCTAAGCGTATTGGTATTTTGACAAGTGGTGGTGACTGTGGCGGACTGAATGCCGTAATTCGAGCTGTCGTGCGCCGCGCCCGTGATTATGACATAGAGATTTATGGCATTAAAGGCGCAACTCAAGGATTGATGAATCGTCCAGTGGAAGCAGAGCTACTGGATATGAAAAAAGTTTCAGGTATTCTGCGCTATGGCGGCACGATTTTAGGAACTGTCAATAAGGGCAATCCCTTTGCCTACCCGATGCCCGATGGCTCAATTCTCGATCGCTCCGAAGAAGTAATTGATGGCTACCACAAACTCGGTTTAGATGGACTAATTGGCATTGGCGGAGATGGGAGCTTAGCAATCCTACGTCGTCTTGCTCAACAGGGGCAGATGAATCTTGTAGCCGTGCCAAAAACCATTGATAATGACTTGGGCGCAACCGAAAACTCAATTGGATTTAATACGGCGGTAAGTGTCGCTGTGGAGGCTCTTGATCGCTTGACCTATACTGCCATCAGTCACAGCCGCGTGATGATTTTAGAAGTAATGGGACGGGATGCGGGACATATCGCTGTCAGTGCAGGGATTGCAGGTGGAGCGCATATTGTCTTGATCCCAGAGATTCCCTATAACCTTGATGAAGTATGCGATCGCCTGATGAATCGCGCCCTACGTGGCTTTCATTTCAGTACGATGGTCGTCGCTGAAGCGGTAAAAACCCCAACAGGTGAGCCTGTAAAATATACGAATAGCCTCGGTCAGATCCTCTATGGTGGCATCGGTCAATATCTGGGCGATCAGATTAGTACACGCACAGGAATGGAAAGCCGCGTCAGTGTCTTGGGGCATGTGCAGCGCGGTAGTACACCGTCACCACTTGATCGCATCCTCGGCGCAGCGTTTGGTGTTGCAGCCGTAGATTTAGTCGCGCAGGACAAGTACGATCGCATGGTGGCTTGGGTAAATCGCGAAGTAATCGATGTACCAATTGCCGACGCGATCGCGCAATATAGTGCGGTTGATATTCATGGGACATTAATTCGCACGGCGATCGGTTTAGGGACTTACGTGGGAGAACTAGGCTAG
- a CDS encoding sensor domain-containing diguanylate cyclase, whose translation MPVKSFLSYEHFRSIPLQLMMILPFVVQALMIVGLINNLSDGDWGIWMYGWVLVLSIGFGLIMAYWVNQSYEAVEIALKESQEKYKVLFQTLPIGVSITDKEARILESNAISERWLGIPSPSEIECLQQRKINPNVLRADGSPMPVEEYPCVRALKSNQSVYDVEIGIVCADGILRWFNVSASPIPLERYGVVLVHINISDRKFAEQAMRRSELKLQAFLDNAPTLIAIKDLEGKYLSVNQELAYFMQVPEAEILGKYDYNFFSAEDVKNIRRHELQAIFEGLAIDFEQSLQLPNGMRTFFVTKFPIMDNHDKPCAIASISIDISDRKLTEAALKESEARFQKIATISPEAIYILVRHHDGSTLFEYASPASEALLGVSIDYLRHNPDLRYVIFHPDDLAGYEQAMEKSIKTMQLFQHEWRIVSQGQIKWIKSQAMPERRANGDVAWYGFAIDVSDRKQAELDLAQVEKDLKAANQELQRLVNLDGLTQIANRRCFDERIIYEWQRLHREKQPLSLLMFDVDYFKRYNDHYGHQLGDECLLRIAQAVDQVVYRPADLVARYGGEEFIVILPNTNLEGSIAVAKNLHEAIADLQIPHQDSDVSDIVTISMGITSDIPNLERSPYVLINQADQALYYAKQQGRNQLVIFTD comes from the coding sequence ATGCCTGTCAAATCCTTTTTATCCTATGAGCATTTTCGTAGCATCCCTCTGCAATTGATGATGATATTGCCGTTTGTGGTTCAAGCCCTGATGATTGTCGGACTGATTAATAATCTGTCTGATGGTGACTGGGGAATCTGGATGTATGGATGGGTTTTGGTGCTATCGATTGGGTTTGGTCTGATCATGGCATATTGGGTAAATCAGTCCTATGAAGCAGTCGAAATCGCTCTTAAAGAATCACAAGAAAAATATAAAGTTCTTTTTCAAACACTACCAATTGGAGTTTCGATAACCGATAAGGAAGCTCGCATTCTCGAAAGCAATGCTATCTCTGAAAGGTGGTTAGGAATCCCAAGTCCCTCAGAAATCGAATGTCTTCAGCAACGCAAAATTAATCCTAATGTGCTTCGTGCCGATGGCTCACCCATGCCTGTCGAAGAATATCCCTGTGTTAGGGCTTTGAAAAGCAATCAATCTGTTTATGATGTGGAAATAGGTATTGTCTGCGCTGATGGAATTTTACGATGGTTTAATGTCAGTGCAAGTCCCATCCCTTTAGAGCGGTATGGGGTGGTGTTAGTTCATATCAATATTAGCGATCGCAAGTTTGCTGAACAAGCGATGCGCCGCAGTGAATTGAAATTACAAGCTTTTTTAGATAACGCTCCGACATTGATTGCTATTAAGGATTTAGAAGGTAAATATCTCTCGGTTAATCAGGAACTTGCATATTTTATGCAAGTTCCTGAAGCAGAAATTCTAGGCAAATATGACTATAACTTCTTTTCTGCTGAAGATGTCAAAAATATCCGTCGCCATGAACTACAGGCGATTTTTGAAGGTTTAGCAATTGATTTTGAGCAAAGTTTACAACTTCCTAATGGAATGAGGACTTTTTTTGTCACTAAATTTCCAATAATGGATAATCATGATAAGCCCTGTGCGATCGCCTCAATTTCCATAGATATCAGCGATCGCAAACTTACTGAGGCTGCACTCAAGGAGAGCGAAGCCAGATTTCAAAAAATTGCAACTATTTCTCCTGAAGCTATTTACATTTTGGTGCGTCATCATGATGGTAGTACACTTTTTGAATATGCCAGTCCCGCTAGTGAAGCATTGCTAGGTGTAAGTATTGATTATTTAAGACATAATCCAGATCTTCGCTATGTGATATTCCATCCCGATGATTTGGCTGGCTATGAGCAAGCGATGGAAAAAAGCATCAAAACGATGCAATTGTTCCAGCATGAGTGGCGGATTGTCTCACAAGGACAAATAAAATGGATTAAATCTCAAGCTATGCCTGAGCGCCGAGCAAATGGTGATGTGGCTTGGTATGGCTTTGCCATTGACGTTAGCGATCGCAAACAAGCAGAACTTGATCTCGCTCAAGTAGAAAAAGACCTCAAAGCAGCTAATCAGGAACTTCAAAGATTAGTGAATCTGGATGGACTGACACAAATAGCTAATCGCCGTTGTTTTGATGAGCGGATTATCTATGAATGGCAAAGACTCCATCGAGAGAAACAGCCCTTGTCTTTACTAATGTTTGATGTTGATTATTTCAAACGATATAACGATCACTATGGACATCAATTGGGAGACGAATGTTTGCTCAGAATTGCCCAAGCTGTAGATCAGGTAGTTTACCGACCTGCCGATCTGGTGGCGCGGTACGGTGGAGAAGAGTTTATTGTGATTTTGCCGAATACTAATCTCGAAGGGTCGATCGCTGTTGCTAAAAACCTGCATGAAGCGATCGCTGATTTACAAATTCCGCACCAAGATTCAGATGTGAGTGATATAGTCACAATCAGTATGGGTATAACTTCTGACATTCCTAATCTAGAGCGATCGCCATATGTCTTGATCAATCAAGCCGATCAAGCCCTCTATTATGCAAAACAGCAAGGACGTAATCAATTGGTGATATTCACTGATTAG
- a CDS encoding ABC transporter permease — translation MSSRLKALFYYITARLLLAPIMLWAIATVVFLLMRATPGDPIDAILGPRAPEEVKVALREQVGLTGSLFSQYWQYMQDLSRFNLGKSISTREQTVGQIIKNFFPATAELALYALIVALVVGLTVGIVAALRPNTKWDVGGRLFGIITYSLPLFWVGMILQLVFSVQLGWLPIGTRFPTSVEPPVRILGLYTIDALIKGDWQNFWTSIQYLILPATSLGIVISGIFERIVRVNLRQTLQSDYVEAARARGLNPRAILFNHALKNAMIPVITILGLTLASMLGGAVLTEVTFSWPGLANRLFEAISGRDYPVVQGIVVFFAIIVTIASILVDIINAWIDPRIRY, via the coding sequence ATGTCTAGCCGCCTCAAAGCCCTGTTTTATTACATTACGGCGCGGTTGCTACTCGCACCGATCATGTTGTGGGCGATCGCCACAGTCGTATTTCTGTTGATGCGAGCCACCCCTGGAGATCCCATTGATGCGATTTTAGGTCCCCGCGCCCCTGAAGAAGTAAAGGTGGCTCTGCGGGAACAGGTGGGACTAACAGGTTCTCTCTTTTCACAATATTGGCAATATATGCAAGATTTGTCCCGTTTTAATCTGGGCAAATCGATTAGTACCCGTGAGCAAACCGTTGGGCAAATTATTAAAAACTTTTTCCCTGCTACTGCTGAATTAGCGCTGTATGCGCTGATTGTAGCTTTAGTAGTTGGATTAACCGTAGGCATTGTGGCAGCTTTGCGTCCAAATACAAAATGGGACGTAGGCGGTCGCTTATTTGGGATTATTACCTATTCATTGCCACTGTTTTGGGTGGGAATGATCTTGCAATTGGTGTTTTCGGTGCAGTTGGGATGGTTGCCAATTGGAACGCGCTTTCCGACCAGTGTTGAGCCGCCTGTTCGGATATTGGGACTATATACGATTGATGCCTTGATTAAGGGTGATTGGCAAAATTTTTGGACAAGTATTCAATATTTGATTTTGCCTGCGACGAGTTTAGGAATTGTGATTAGTGGTATTTTTGAGCGGATTGTGCGGGTAAATTTGCGGCAAACTTTGCAGTCGGACTATGTGGAAGCAGCCAGAGCCAGAGGGCTTAATCCCAGAGCAATTTTGTTTAACCATGCACTCAAAAATGCGATGATCCCCGTAATTACGATTTTAGGTTTGACGCTGGCTTCGATGTTGGGTGGTGCGGTGTTGACTGAAGTTACTTTCTCTTGGCCGGGGCTTGCCAATCGCTTATTTGAGGCAATCTCAGGACGGGATTATCCAGTGGTGCAGGGAATTGTCGTATTTTTTGCAATCATCGTCACGATCGCGAGTATTCTCGTAGACATTATCAATGCTTGGATTGATCCGAGGATTCGTTATTAA
- a CDS encoding phycobiliprotein lyase, whose product MNALEFFQKSAGKWKSQRTTHHLAFRRAEKGGSEIYVNPLNADDPKVIEICQMHEFDPATAIGGAYVKWDGTMAWDKEDDENHSGETVFALVPDDETGRKGKLLRERGYAEVMPVIGCYEIDDEDALVLITEYPSMSSYERFWFPAPNVRMRASTVQRFGGFSTATFCTEELIGEASNAEVVEEISPLTPPAIASVFGW is encoded by the coding sequence ATGAACGCTTTAGAATTTTTTCAAAAAAGTGCAGGCAAATGGAAATCGCAACGCACCACGCATCACCTCGCCTTTCGTCGTGCTGAAAAAGGTGGCTCAGAAATTTATGTTAATCCACTCAATGCTGACGATCCGAAGGTAATTGAAATCTGCCAAATGCATGAATTTGATCCAGCCACAGCGATCGGTGGAGCCTATGTCAAATGGGATGGAACGATGGCATGGGATAAGGAAGATGATGAAAACCACTCAGGCGAAACTGTGTTTGCTCTTGTGCCAGATGATGAGACAGGGCGCAAAGGTAAGCTTTTGCGAGAACGTGGCTATGCGGAAGTTATGCCTGTAATCGGTTGTTACGAAATCGATGACGAAGATGCACTTGTCTTGATTACCGAATATCCTTCCATGAGTTCCTATGAGCGATTTTGGTTTCCTGCTCCAAATGTGCGGATGCGAGCGAGTACTGTGCAGAGATTTGGTGGATTTAGTACTGCGACTTTCTGTACTGAGGAATTGATTGGAGAAGCTAGTAATGCTGAGGTTGTAGAAGAGATTAGTCCTCTTACTCCACCTGCGATCGCTTCAGTGTTTGGCTGGTAA